In Mustela erminea isolate mMusErm1 chromosome 20, mMusErm1.Pri, whole genome shotgun sequence, the sequence CAAAGTAGAAACCTTTCAAACACAGGGGCGGGGCGGCTGGTGGGGAGTGTGTGGTGGGGCTCAGACCTGCCTGCTGTGTGGCCTTCGACTAGTCCCCACCCCTCTCTGAGCTCATCTCCTGTGACGTTTGTGCGGCTGCTCTCTTCCAGCAGCTGTGAGAACCTGAGTGGGAAGTGGCGGCCCCAACTGCAAAGGAAACATCTACTTCTTGGGGTGACCTGAGGTCCAgcctcagggtcctgctcaggcCAGCACAGCAGAAGCAGTCAGAGACCTGGGCTGGGGACAAGAGGGCCCAACGAGGTAGGTTATTCCTGAGAAGCTGAGAGTGGCCTGGGAGGTGCTGATAATGTCTCTTGTGGCAAGAGCGACTGGAGTGACTGGTGTTGCCCTCAGGAGACGGAATGGCCGACCAGCATGGAGGGTGACAGCTGCCACGCGAGGCCTGGGACACGGCCACTACTGCCCTGTGGGCTGGGCAGAGCCCCAAGCGGAGGGGTGACATCTGCTGACGGGGGAGGCAGCCCTAGAAAGTTAGGCAGTGGAGGCCGCTCTTAGCAGGCTCTAGGGGCCTGGGGGCAGGCCTGGGCACATTCTCCTTAGGGACTTCTGGTCCCCTGCGGGGGTCCCTGCACTCCTCGGAtcccctctgacctctcccctccctgccttacaccAGAGGCACCAAGGAAGCCACAGTGACCCTCCATGGCTCCCCATCCGGCCACTGCTGGCCCTTTAGTAGAGGCTGATCTCTCTGGACCCCAGCCCTTCCCTACAAAGCCAGGACGCCAGGTGCACAGGTGGCCACCCGAGGGTCCCTGGAGCTACACGAGGGGGAAGTCAGGCAGGCAGTGCCTCTGCCCTGCGTGGAGCCCACAGGTTTTGGGGGACAGAGTCACCAGAGCCAGGACAGCTGGCATAGGGGAACGTATGCCCCTGCCCTTGGCCCTGTCCCCCAACCAGGGCAAGGCCAAAACCAGACAGCAAGTGGCCCTGGCTCCGTCCACACATGCCAGAACACATTCAAGGGGTCAGACTTGCAGGGAGGCCCACTCCAGGGGACGGCGTGTCCAGTGCCTCCCGGCTGGGCATCAAACAATAAACAGGCATCGTAGACACCTCTAGACAAACAATGGGGGCCAGCTGTCCCATGACCCCAGGAAAAGGAGAGCCTCAACACACCCCCACCAAGGTTAGGACAGAGGTGCAGGGCCTCCTCAGACCCACCGCCCAGGCAGCAGCGGGAAGGCAGAGGGCGCACTCCAAACAGGTGGGAGGTTTTATTGTCACTGCAGAAAAAGGCCGAGCTAAGACCTGGCCCATGAGATGAGAcgcggggctgggcggggggccACCTCCATGGGCTCCCCACCGCGGCCCACAGTCAGAGAGTGAACGCTACACACAAACATTTCCCGCTCCAAAAGGTCTCAACACGTAGGATGCCATCTGGTCACACAGGCCTCCTCCCCTGGGCATGCTGGGGCTCACACCCCCAGCTGGACTCCATGTCCTGAACGCTAGGACGCCCCCTCCGCACGCGGGAGGCGACAGACAGGACTGCCCGGGAGCTGCCTGCTTCTGCAGGAAGCCAGTGAGGGCCTCTTCCTGCATGGGTGCGGGGCAGCAAGGTGGACGGGAAGGTGGACGGGTCTCAGTCTTCAGTGAGGCAGTTCCGGGCACCCCATGTGGCCTGGCTTCACACAGGGAGGCCTGAAGGCCCTGGGGGCAGCTTCTGCTGCAAAGCAGTCTCCCCAGGGGGCATCATGCAAACCCCATGTGCTCCAGGCTGAGCGCGCTGCCACCCAGCCAGCTTCCCAGAGGGCCCTGTGTCATTGGGGCTGCTGGCTCCGGCCAGGGACACAGAAGTATAGCCCCAAGCAAGGAGATGCTGGGGGGTCAGCCTCAGGAACTGCTAAGTGCGTCAGGGGAGGGGTCCCTCTACCCCATGGCAGGGTGGGGCTGCTGGGAGCACCAGATCACCCCCAGGAGTGGGCATGGTGGGCAGAGGCGGGGGCTCTGGGTGTGatcaggggtggggggactgCTGGGCAGGCCTTGGGGGGCTGGTGGGTACCGGGTGGCCAGTGCCATCAGAAGAGGTCAGGAGGGGAGTCCCGAGGCAGACACGCTAGTGACGGATTACAGGCCAGGTGGCCTGGCCAGCCGCCCCTATCCACCACCTCAGAGCCAGGAGGAGACACAGAGGTCTCGAACAACTGGGGGCAGAGACGGCCAAGACCAGGGATGCGTGCCGTCCTGACGGTCCGCACCCCCGGTGAGAACGAGGGCGGAGTGAGGCCACATAGTGGTGCTGGGCAGGCTGGCCACCGGGGCCTCTCAGTCCTGCTtgtcccctctctgcctccagggGTAGATGAGCTCCCCGAAGAACAGCTTGCGGCACAGGGAGCCCCAGGAGTGCGTGGGGTGGCAGCCGCAGCTGGGCAGGCGGTAGGCGTGCACCACACGACCATAAGGCAGGGGGTTGATCTGGAAGCACAAGGGCAGTGGTCAGCTGGGCTACACCCCCCAAATCCCTGAGGCTCCAGCTTGTCGGTCCTAGTGGTCCCTCACTGGGGGTCCCTGGGTTATCTGCTGTAGGTCCCCAGGGGCAGGCTAAGCAGCTGGAGAGGGAGTGCTGGGGCCAAGCTCAGGTGTGCTCTCCTCCCGGGAGGCTGCAGGCAGGCGAGGCTGCAGGACCAGCCACCGAGGGGCCACACCCCTGAGGAAACCACGCAGGGCCCCAGCCGGCTCAGCATCTCCTCTCTCCCAGAGATGTGGTCCCCCGACCAaccccagcagcccccagagaGTCACCCGGGGACCCGCCCGCGCACTCCCACAGCCCAGAAGGACTTTCTCAGAGCAAGAGTGTGtgtcctgggacgcctgggtggctcagttggttaagcagctgccttcggctctcaggtcatgatcccagcgttctgggatcgagtcccacatccggctccttgctctgcagggagcctgcttctccctctgactctgcctgccactctgtctgcctgtgctagctctcgcttgctctctctctgacaaataaataaataaaatcttaaaaaaaaaaaaaaaaaaaaaaaaaagagtgtgtgtcCTGAGGCCTTGGCCAAGCCTGTACGGCTCAGGGCAAGAGCCCGGGCTGGCTGAAGGCTTTAGACACAGCACAGGGGATCCTGTCCGGATCCTGCTGAGGGAGGTTCCAGCTGGAGGGGTCACGGTACCCAGAGGtcttgggggtgaggagggagccTTCCCTTGGGGCCCCACCCGTCAACTCTACCGCGCCCGTGTAGTCCTCCCCCAGAGCAGCACGGAGGGACCGGATCCCAGCTGCCCCAGAACACAGGCAACATCACCGCGGCCGGGAGAGGGGTCCGTCCATGTGCACCGGTACGAGAGGCACGCAGGGGCCTCACCTGCATCAGGAGGCGGAGGGGCCTGCCGGCCTCGTGCTCCAGGACTCGGAACTTCACGCCCGCTGCGAGGACGGCAAGGTGCCCGTGAGGCACACGGGGCCCTCGGCAAATAGCCTCCCGGGCCTCCCGCCCCGTGTGCctgcagaggcagggctgggcacCAGGCTGTGGCAGCAGAGGCCAGGTGTCCGAGCTGCGCTCAGGAGGCTGCACCCCGGGCTCGCCTCCCCCCGAGCCTCCCCCCACTTCCCGGCTGCCTCTCTGAGCTGTCTGCCGGGCCAGGATCAAAGCCTCCACAGACTTCATGGAGACAGAAGCTGCATgtctgggaggtggggaagagtcGGTTGGGCCTTGGGGACGCGGGCTGCGCTGCTCTGCAAGGGGGGACGGGGCTCTTCCCCCAGAATGGACGGGGTACTTGGAGGGGCGCGGCTGCCCTGCTGGCATCCTAATGCCGAACTCCGGGTCAGCGGAATTGACTGTGCCCCTGGCCTGCAGCTGGGGCTCCCAAGCCTGGGAATTTCCGAGGCAGAAAGTTcttgaagagagaagcaggagctAATTATCAATTCATGAAGAGCCCCCAGGGCAAAGTTGGGAGGAGGCAGGCGCGTCTGTGGACTTGGCTGTGAAGCTGAAACAACTCTGCTCTGACCGTGGGCTtcgggctgggtgggggaggggctgcgtctcgggctctctgcctgcccgcTCCTGGCATTCCCTAGTGAGGACAGAGGCTGGGGTCCCTGGCATGGGCCACCTGGGGCCCTGCAGGGGACGTGGCCTGCAAAGGGAATTTAAGAGCACCGGTAGGCAGACTTGGCCCAAAGCACACTGAGCACGCAGGTTCAAGTCCCCTGGCTCTCTGCGGGCTGGAAGCAGCTGCCGAGAGCTCTGGCGTGGGGGCTGGGCAGCCGCTGGGTGGGATCTGTACCAAGAACGCCTGCGTTCCCTGATGTGTTCAAAACCCCTGAACGGGGATGGGCTGACTCACAATGCTGGGACCAGTTAGGTCAGCATCCCCACCCCCTTCAGTGGGGATGACCTCCCCTCAGGGGCATCTGGCCGACCTAGTGTGTCAGCCAGAAAACAGGAGCAGCCACCTGCAGAAGGGGACGGCCAGGGGCAGTGAGGGAGGGCGCTGTCCCCGTGCAgtagtgtggggtgggggtgggaagctgcTCTCTAGCACCCTCCAGGCCGGCCTGTCCCATCCAAGGCTGAGGGGCACCAGCCACACACCCAGTCCCACATGAGCTCACAGGGACGCTTCTTGGAGCCACATTTAGGTACCACCTACACCACCGCAGACATGTGTCAGGGTAAAGGTCCACGCTCATCACTAAAGCAGGTGAAACAGGAAGGGCTGCCTCTGTCGCCTCTGGACCCTCCAGCTCACTGCAGGCAGCCTGCCCAGGGGACACCTGGCGGTCTCTGCCCGCCCCCACTCCCCATGCCCTGCACACCATGGCTTCCAGGCAGGGCCTCGGGGGCACCCGCGCCCACCGCACACACAGACCTACCCGCGAGCCTGTAGGGCCGGCAGAGCCGGAGGCCAAGCGAGTAGAGCGGCAGGGAGTTGACGAGGTCCACGAGCAGATGGATCAGGCCCTGCACGGCCACCACCAGCAGCCGGAGCTGCAGCGACAGACAGCAGTCAGCCACATGCCCGAGAGCGCGGCAGCCCAGAGGGTCCTGGGCCACAGCGGAGGGggagcaggggctcaatcccctgGGGAGGGCCCGGACTCATCCCGGGAGGGCACAGCTCCCACCCCAACGCCGAGGTCCAGCTGTGAAGGGACAGGGGAGAAGTGGGCAGGGAAAGCTGACCCCCGGGAAGCATGCCACTGGCCCCTTGCATCCTGTCCCCCGTGCACCCAACTGTGTGTCCCAGAGCGGTGGGTGGCATCCCCCCAGGGTAGGACCCCTGCATGCTCTAGGGCCCAGCACACAGCACCCAGAGTCTGGAACAGCCATGCCCCATGGGTGGCCTGTCCATGGCCGCTGGGCAGGCAGGCCAAGCACACAGATGGCACTCCAAGCACAAGCACTATGGCCGAGGGCCATCGGCCAGATCGCCCAGGGCCACGTGCAACACCAGCCGCGCTGTGCGTCTCTCGGCTCACCAAGGTGAACACCAGGTAGTACAGGGCTGTGGTGGGCAACAGGAAGAGCAGGACGGTGAAGAGCAGAGTCCCGATGAACAGCTGCAGGGACAGCGGCACCGTGTCAGCGCCGGCAGGAGCCCATGCCGGGGCCAGCCCCAGGGCAGCGTGAGCCACATCTCCGTGGccgcccccaccacacacacccccacccccgacaacCAGGCAGAAGCGGGCTGTCTGCCAGCAGAACACCTGGGCTTCCTGAGACACTCAGGAACACCCGCTCACGACAGCTGTCTCCAGCACGGGAGACACTCAGGGACACAGAACCACCAGCAGGGTTTGGCCTGTGCACTGAAGGCGGGAGGGCTGTGACCCGCGGCAGGAAGGGCGTGCCTCCCAGGGTAGCACGCGGGGTCCACCCTGCAGACCAGGTCTGCACATGCTAGGGAAAAAGTCAGAGCCGGGTCTTGTGCATAGGTCACGTCCACACCCCACGGGCCAGAAGCTGCCAGGGGCCCAGCACCCTCCTCACACCAGGGCCCACCTCCCACCTGGGGCAAGGTCCTGCACTCTGAGGGCTCCTCGAGCACCTGGCCCCCTGCAGACCACTCCTGGGCCCCAGGCTCAGCCCTCTGGCTGCCGAGTCACAAGCTGAGCAGCCATCCTGGCCAGGCTCATGGAGAGGGAGCAGGCGGATAGGAGCACGGGGCCAGTCACCCGTGGGTCCCACAGGCTCCCTGGGGCTGCAGTGCCATCTCCCCTGCCCTCCGACCACGAACCTGGTCAAGGTCATAGGAGCACGAGTCCACGCGTTGGCGCAGCACGTTCCACTTCTTCCCCCGGAAGAGGCGCCAGAGCGAGGACAGACCGCAGATCTTCAGGCAGTACAGCCTGCAGGCCACAGGCAGCGTCAGGGCTGCACCTACCCCCAGCACgagccccccacgccccccccgcACACTCAGGGCTGGGGGCTGCCATGGACTGGCCACACGGGGGGCGTGCTCACCCACCTGGCCCCGTAGACGTAGAAGCAGTAGATGTGGAAGGTGAGCAAGGCGATGATGTCGGACAGGGTGGACAGGGCGACTGTCAGCCCCAGGCAGGCCGAGAGGCCCACATGCCACAGGATGTGCTCGATGAAGGGGGAAAGGAGGTGGACATAGCCTGGAGGGACAGGGTTGGCCCTGAGGGAGCAGCGGGGGGaggtcctgcccctccccagtcccTCACTTCCAGAAACGTGAGCAGCCAGCCGGCAGAGCAAGgatggggcggtggggggggggggcggtgcagagGGCACTCACTAATCCACAGGTGCAGGTGGTACAGGAAGAAGCGGCCCAGCACCTGGTCCAGCGCCCGGTTCATCTTCAGCCCAGCGGGCGCTCCCATCAGCCACTGCAGCAGGTGCTGGAGCGCCTCGGCCACGTGCTGCAGAGACACAGGAGGGACAGGAAGCCCACAGCCTGCGCCCCAGCACAACCAGCCCATCTGTGCAGGGCAAAGAGAGTatgggcccccccaccccaggtgtcTCCTAATGTGCTGAGCACATGAGGTCTCCTTCACTCATCTGGCCAAGGAACCTCTCTTCACAGAGGCTCTGGGACCTGGGCCTGAGAGACAGAGCCCACGAGGCTGACAGTCTGCCCCGGTCCTCAGGCCACAAGGGCCCTGAAGGGCATCACCTTTCCTCCACCTCAATCCTCTCACCACTGGACCCACAGGCGTGCTGGGTCCCACATGCCCAGAGGTGGGACAGACCCCAGTTTACCATGAATCTTATAGAGGGAGCCCCTCGGCTGAGGACCACACCCCACCACCTGGCATGGCACCACCGAGGGCCTGAGCTGGGTGGGTGACCCCAGGAGACCCTGAGGGTGTCGAGCCCATCAGGGGCCCATGGAGCAGGGGGAGAGCTGGAGGGCTTTGTAGAGGGAAGCACAGATGGGGTCTGCGTCAGAAGCAGCGTCCAGAGAGGGCCAGAGACGGCTCGGGGGCTCTCACAAGCAAGCAGGGGAGGTGAACAGCACCCTGGCGACCCAGGGACGAAGGCGGGTGGCCGGGGGCACTGTGCCAGTCCCAGCGCACAGGCCCCGAGGCCCCAGCCTCATCAGCAATGCGGAGGCGGTGGTCATGACAGCCCTGCCCCCCAAGTCAGACGCCTGCCATCCCCCACTGCCCACCCTGTGGGCCACGGCAGTGAAGAGAGGAACAGAACATTCTTTATAAACAGAGTTTATCTAATATTTAAAGGATAAgagctgagcagaaggaagaggctttcgtttttaaattaaatatttatatttctgcacAGTTCTGCAAAAGAGAGATTGAAGACAAAGCCGGCCAAAAGGCAGAACGTGGGTTAGCAAAGTACAGCAGCTAAGCCCCTTCCTGGCCTCCAGGCCCACGCTCCTCCTGGACCAGGTCTCCCCAAGAAGGATGGGGGCTCTCGGCCTGTGAGGGGTCCTGTCCACGAGCAGGCCCAGGGCACGTCTGCAGCTAGACGTTGATGGCTGTGCCAGAGGCAGCAAGCGCAAGATCACCCAGCCAGGCCTCAGCCCCTCGAGCACTCTGGGACCAGGATGCCACTGGTGGAGGCCTAGGCGAGGCCCCAGGGGCCAGAGGGACTGCCCCAAGAGGGAAGACAAGCTCACAACAGGAGAGACAAGCCCTACGGCTctgaggaagggaggcagagaagccaaAGGCCTGGCCCCGGCAGGGAAGAGCAACAGGCTGGAAATCCTGGAAACCGGGGGAAGGAtcacagagggagtgggggagcccTGCAGGCGAACTGCCAGCACTCAGCGGGGGACTGCAGAGTCAGCAGTGGGAGGAGCCTGATCACACAGACAGCCCTGGACCCACAGGAGGTTTCTGTGCAGCTTGCTGTGCCGACAGCCAAGCCAAAAGCCAGTGCCCTAAAGAGCCTGGAGCCAGGGACACTGGGCCTGATGGAGGCGGGTGGGCTCCACCGCCAGACATGACCACCTTCAGGAATGGAAAGTAGAGGCCAGGAGCTAAGATGTGACCCCGGGGGGCAGGCGGGCACCTGGTAAGCCAAGGCTGCGCAGCCCTGAGGACCTGTCTGGGGTCAGGGATGAGGGCTGCTCCTCTGGTCCAACAGAAGGAAAGGGGCGTGCAGCTCTGGCCAGCTGAGGGGCTTCTGCTGCCCCCAGAAAgggccccacccctacccccacccggGACACAGGTGCTCCAATCAGGACCAGACTCCACCCAAACAACTCACATCAGCCACAGGGACGAGAGCCTCCGCCAGCTGCCCGATGCGGTCCTTCCCATGAAGCCAGGACAGCAGCGCAAGGCCGAGGGCCACATCGAGAAGCACAGAGACAAGCACGTTGGCTTTCCTGGAAGGAAGGGGCCGATGGGAGTGAGTGGTAAGGGGGGCTTGGCCAGAGGGGATCCGCGTGGGTAAGCGTGGTGCGAGGAAGTTGGGGGACGCCCCTGGCCGCGACAAAAGCAGGCAGACCCTGCACCTCATCAGCTGGGCGGGGCTCTCAGCCTTCTGGGTGCTGAAGACGAGCGCGAGCTGCTCCAGCCGGTGCCCGAGCTGCCCACACACAGACAGCTTGCTCCAGATGAAGGACAGCGGCCGCAGCTTGAACACCCTGTGATGGGCCAAGAGAGGTGGCCGTGTGGGTCATGCAGCGGTTCCCCTGCCTGCCAGGGAGCAGGGGCCCCTCAGCTGGTGCCAACACTCCTTCGCAGGCCCACCTCAAGACCCTGGAGGCCACACTCCCGAGCTCAGCGGGACAGGGTCACCATGGGGGCGGGGCGACACCAGCAGTGACTCGAGGCACCCCCAAAGTCACGAGCTGAGGCCTCACCCCAGGACAGGAGAGAACACACTGTCCCGCCTGCTAGCGCCTTGCCCTGCTGGGTGGGCGATGCTCTTCGGGGGTCTGCGAGCCAATCGGGCTGCCCCATGGGACTGATGTCTCCCGAGGCAAAGGAAGCACCAAGACGCTTCTGCACATGTTCCGGCACTGAGAGGAGGTGTGTGCAGGCAAAGGTAAGGAAGGCCCTCTTGGCCACCGGTTCCACGTGCCTATAGAGCCTTGCTGCCACAGGCAGGGATCTGCAGGGCCCGAGCCCAATGCAGAGCGGCCACCTGGCCAGGCGCTCAGACGctagggaggaaggaggaaccTTCAAGCAGTTCTGAGCCAGCTCCGGGAAGGAGACACAGTCCGCAAAACCATCCCAAACGCCAGTCAAGTGGAAGGCAGCCCTGCACTGTCTGCACCGAGCCCTCAACCCCCACCCGCACGGCAGGGTCCCTGAGGCTCCAACCAGCCCAGGGCAGCAGGGCCCAATAGCATCCCTGGGGTTGCCCTAGAGGGCCAGGGGGCTTCTCTCCTGCACAGCAATGGCGATGCCACACACAACTGCCGCTGCGCTATCCCCACGGCTCGAGCTGATGAGCCGATCAGGGTCAGGGCCACACCAGCATCGCTAACCTTTCTCAAGTCCTCGGAAGGTGTAACAGCTAAGGACCAGCCCCAAGACTGCACTTCGGCTGACGCTCACTTTCCTGTAACTCAGTCCAGGGGGTTTTGACGATCCCAAACCCACCGTTCATGTCCAGGTTCCCTGCAGCCCTCAACCCAAGGCACCGTCCATAAATAGCTGCCCAGGGGCTCTGCCAAGACAGGCCAGAGTGCTCCACAGCCCCAGGTCAGCAAGCGAGGCCAGTCCCCAAACTGGACAGCCGGAACCCCAGGACCTAAGTAGGGGCACCatcggggagccagcttctctacAGAGGGAGGGGCCCTGAGGCCGGAACAGCCGGTGCCACCCCAGCATTTCCTGGGCCCTCAAGGACTACCCCCGGGACGGGGCCTCAGCCAGTATTCCAGGGGACACAGGCCCACCAGggccagggaagcaggagggacCTGCACGCCTTTAGGAGGACAGCTCCCAGGCACCGGGCCGCGAGGACACCAGCCGTTGGTCGGCAACACCCTGCGTCTGTTCACGGTCTCATTCACCCTGCAggggactgagccacctggagtCCACTGGATGGCTACCCGCTGGGTCCCATGTAAATGCGGAGGCGGCCAAGGGAGTCTGCTGTGCCTGGGGAGCAACCGCCCCTAGATGGCCCTGTGGATATCGGGGGAGGGAACAGGAGATGGAAGTGGGAGACTCGGCAGGGTGCATCTGGGCCTCCAGGGCTCCGGCTCCGCTCCCTGAGTGGTGGGCCTCCCGCTCAGCAGCCGCCTCCTCCTGCCCCGGCCCCAGGGGCAC encodes:
- the PIGQ gene encoding phosphatidylinositol N-acetylglucosaminyltransferase subunit Q isoform X1 yields the protein MGLGSRGAAAAGLGAASAAVRPGPPDAVRHPVPTPPPEGAALASSRPHGMVVKAFFPTCCASADSGLLVGRWVPEQSSAVVLAVVHFPFIPIQVKELLAQVHQAGRVGLAVLGTWCHRRQEAEERLGPFLEGLGAIFSHEPWLQLCRERSSGLWSCKATRQQGPARPGVKDQVMLVFYDQRQVLLSQLHPPAALPDRQAGDAAASAEGLAAVFDTVARSEALFRSDRFDEGPVRLSHWQSEGVEASILAELAKRASGPVCLLLACLLSLISAARTCRVFKLRPLSFIWSKLSVCGQLGHRLEQLALVFSTQKAESPAQLMRKANVLVSVLLDVALGLALLSWLHGKDRIGQLAEALVPVADHVAEALQHLLQWLMGAPAGLKMNRALDQVLGRFFLYHLHLWISYVHLLSPFIEHILWHVGLSACLGLTVALSTLSDIIALLTFHIYCFYVYGARLYCLKICGLSSLWRLFRGKKWNVLRQRVDSCSYDLDQLFIGTLLFTVLLFLLPTTALYYLVFTLLRLLVVAVQGLIHLLVDLVNSLPLYSLGLRLCRPYRLAAGVKFRVLEHEAGRPLRLLMQINPLPYGRVVHAYRLPSCGCHPTHSWGSLCRKLFFGELIYPWRQRGDKQD
- the PIGQ gene encoding phosphatidylinositol N-acetylglucosaminyltransferase subunit Q isoform X3; translation: MVVKAFFPTCCASADSGLLVGRWVPEQSSAVVLAVVHFPFIPIQVKELLAQVHQAGRVGLAVLGTWCHRRQEAEERLGPFLEGLGAIFSHEPWLQLCRERSSGLWSCKATRQQGPARPGVKDQVMLVFYDQRQVLLSQLHPPAALPDRQAGDAAASAEGLAAVFDTVARSEALFRSDRFDEGPVRLSHWQSEGVEASILAELAKRASGPVCLLLACLLSLISAARTCRVFKLRPLSFIWSKLSVCGQLGHRLEQLALVFSTQKAESPAQLMRKANVLVSVLLDVALGLALLSWLHGKDRIGQLAEALVPVADHVAEALQHLLQWLMGAPAGLKMNRALDQVLGRFFLYHLHLWISYVHLLSPFIEHILWHVGLSACLGLTVALSTLSDIIALLTFHIYCFYVYGARLYCLKICGLSSLWRLFRGKKWNVLRQRVDSCSYDLDQLFIGTLLFTVLLFLLPTTALYYLVFTLLRLLVVAVQGLIHLLVDLVNSLPLYSLGLRLCRPYRLAAGVKFRVLEHEAGRPLRLLMQINPLPYGRVVHAYRLPSCGCHPTHSWGSLCRKLFFGELIYPWRQRGDKQD
- the PIGQ gene encoding phosphatidylinositol N-acetylglucosaminyltransferase subunit Q isoform X2; its protein translation is MKRRAHKERRGRRTRSLSGCSSCLGCWERGPSPHGMVVKAFFPTCCASADSGLLVGRWVPEQSSAVVLAVVHFPFIPIQVKELLAQVHQAGRVGLAVLGTWCHRRQEAEERLGPFLEGLGAIFSHEPWLQLCRERSSGLWSCKATRQQGPARPGVKDQVMLVFYDQRQVLLSQLHPPAALPDRQAGDAAASAEGLAAVFDTVARSEALFRSDRFDEGPVRLSHWQSEGVEASILAELAKRASGPVCLLLACLLSLISAARTCRVFKLRPLSFIWSKLSVCGQLGHRLEQLALVFSTQKAESPAQLMRKANVLVSVLLDVALGLALLSWLHGKDRIGQLAEALVPVADHVAEALQHLLQWLMGAPAGLKMNRALDQVLGRFFLYHLHLWISYVHLLSPFIEHILWHVGLSACLGLTVALSTLSDIIALLTFHIYCFYVYGARLYCLKICGLSSLWRLFRGKKWNVLRQRVDSCSYDLDQLFIGTLLFTVLLFLLPTTALYYLVFTLLRLLVVAVQGLIHLLVDLVNSLPLYSLGLRLCRPYRLAAGVKFRVLEHEAGRPLRLLMQINPLPYGRVVHAYRLPSCGCHPTHSWGSLCRKLFFGELIYPWRQRGDKQD
- the PIGQ gene encoding phosphatidylinositol N-acetylglucosaminyltransferase subunit Q isoform X4; the encoded protein is MGLGSRGAAAAGLGAASAAVRPGPPDAVRHPVPTPPPEGAALASSRPHGMVVKAFFPTCCASADSGLLVGRWVPEQSSAVVLAVVHFPFIPIQVKELLAQVHQAGRVGLAVLGTWCHRRQEAEERLGPFLEGLGAIFSHEPWLQLCRERSSGLWSCKATRQQGPARPGVKDQVMLVFYDQRQVLLSQLHPPAALPDRQAGDAAASAEGLAAVFDTVARSEALFRSDRFDEGPVRLSHWQSEGVEASILAELAKRASGPVCLLLACLLSLISAARTCRVFKLRPLSFIWSKLSVCGQLGHRLEQLALVFSTQKAESPAQLMRKANVLVSVLLDVALGLALLSWLHGKDRIGQLAEALVPVADHVAEALQHLLQWLMGAPAGLKMNRALDQVLGRFFLYHLHLWISYVHLLSPFIEHILWHVGLSACLGLTVALSTLSDIIALLTFHIYCFYVYGARLYCLKICGLSSLWRLFRGKKWNVLRQRVDSCSYDLDQLFIGTLLFTVLLFLLPTTALYYLVFTLLRLLVVAVQGLIHLLVDLVNSLPLYSLGLRLCRPYRLADMQLLSP